The Pieris rapae chromosome 5, ilPieRapa1.1, whole genome shotgun sequence DNA window CGGAAAAGaagttattgtaaaaactgaaatttctACTCCTGATGAAAAAAGCTCTCAGGTTTGGAAAATCAATCCAGTCTCTTTTCAGACGATCCCAGATggtgattataatatatttaatcttgACGTATCAGACAATGTCGTAGACTTTTCTAACCAAAACGATGTATTGATACATGGTCAAAACTATATGGACAATGAAAATCAAAAGTGGAAATTTACTTACGATAGCGGTAATCGAGCTTATAAAATATGGAGTGGTCGAAGATCAAATCTTTTGTTGAGCTGGAATAGTAATGCTGCATCAAAAGAAATGGTTCTTCGAGCATACACAGAGAGCGGAAGCAAGAACCAATATTGGCGTATCGAGCGGACTGGCGATGAGTCTTATAGACTCAGGAATCTACAAAACTTAAGtttgattttaatgttaactGAAAGTAGCAGTCCATACGgtggattaaatttaatagttcaAAATGATTCGGATATTAATACTAATCTACATTCAAATTGGAATATTAAACCCATCTTTTATCAATACATTCCAGATGGCGATTATCATATTTTCAATGATAACTTCCTAAATATAGTTGTTGACTTTAGCAATCAAGAGGATTCTTTGATACATGGTCATAATTACTTCGGgaacaataatcaaaaatgGGCCTTCATATTTGATGAAAATAAACaagcttataaaataaagagcgGTGCACGTTCAGATCTTTTGTTAAGCTGGAATAGCAATGCTGTGCCTCAAGAAGTGGTTCTTCGAGCATATACAGAGAGCGGAAGTACAAACCAATATTGGCGCCTAGATCAAGCCAATGACGGATCATACAGACTCAGAAATCTAATTAGCTTTTACAGATTAATAGCTCTAACCGATGAAGACAGTCCTTATGGAGGTAGAAAACTTATTGTATCAGATGCTACGGAAAACGGCAATACTTGGTATCTCAAAGAAATAGGGAAAGTCGCTGTACCAAATGGGAAGTTTAGAATTGCAACAAAACTGAATTACAAAAAAGTGATTGATTCTAATCAAAATAAGGATTTGATTATTTCTGAAAATCTTAATCTCCTCACCAGTGAATGGGAACTTAAATACGATTCAAGTAGAAAagcatacaatatatattcttcaGACGTCAACAACTTAGGAtggatttatcaaaataaagacTATTTTGTTAAGCTTGGTAATATAGATGGTCCTGACCATGGAGATTGGAGATATTTTTGGACCATTGAATATAGCATGCAAAGTGGCTGCTATTTAATAAGAAGTTTACACGAGCCTTCACATGCAGTGGGTTATTCCGCCAATAATTCAGTCATAACAGATACATCGACATACTCTGATAAtcaattgtttcattttattccaatttaatattttgctgtgtttttcaattatatttttttccacaCGGAATGCTCTACTAACATAGTGAGTtagttaatgtatttttaaaataattatgtatcttttaattatataaatcattacATGTCCTAACAGCGAATTAGCTTTCTATGTATCTTCAtgcgtattatttttattataacaataattttaggttcaaagatttaaaatgttataaatacaatatagcactaatataatatgtcaataaagttcatatatttacaactCTCTTTTTCTCTTcctagtttataaaattagttacaGTGACCTTTCGTCTAAAAAGTTAGTTGAATATCTAAggtctaagggcctgtttcacaatgtttggataaagtaccaaatagctatgcaacacataaattattcggaagataaaagatCCAAATAAGACACTTCGCGTCTCATGACGAacagcgctatctgacagtcgtgaaacgcaacaaactctagtttatcctaccaattagtaataaatagcttctttgggacttatccggacattgtgaaacaggccctaaatgtcATAAACCGATCATTTCATTACTAtgtacacacatacacactggtaacaaaacatgtattattatttgtttgtggTTCTAAatgctatttatataattttgaaggATTTGCAATGTGAACATTTTATGCTTACACTATTAATTTATGCCCAGGACCTAAATTaaggattaattattgttctaataaaaaatatataagatttaaataaaaataatatttcatttgaaaGCTTGAAAcctaagatttaaaaaaaacatttacaaaccTAAGCTTTAAAACAAGTACTAACATGTTCATATGCGCAATTAGGGCGTATGGGACAAATTACTCACTACGTTGCCTGCCAGTTGCGCTACCCTCTACCCCTATAAAACCCCCGTTACCCTTATCATCCCTACCATAGTCCAATGGATGAAGTAGGCATCCAAACGCCACTTCGACAAGGCTAAACACCATCTCAACCCACTGGTGCGTAAAAGCATCAATTACCTACTACCCCTTCCCGACTAAAAAGGCTCGCAGGAGGCCCCGACACTTACTAACGAATTGGGATGATCCAATCACAATAGCAAACGacaaattaaaagccgccATACCCATTACATAAGCTGTAGAAGAGTAAGTCGATCCGCcaagaaaatgttttcaactttattattaactttcaacttgttaattataataaataggatTTGTAGTGCggctataatattatgttttaattgaacctaacacacgataaACACACATGTTAGCCTTAAGTCTTGATTTACCAGCagggatattttattaattacacattTTCTTGTATAGTCCtcgaattttgtttttatttataaataaacaataaaatgattgATGATATTGCTTTGATGTGACGacgtattttaaatgttactttGATGTAATAAAGGCATCTTTTTATAAGCCTCCGTGTTCAATAAGGTAATGAGAAATGTATTCACGCAATTCTTTAATATAAGTCAAGTTACGCGGCTTTAAACCTACAAAGCACAGGGATTTCTGATTTAGAATGTgagaattgtttattaaaaaaaatatttcaaagtagCGCCAGAATATAGTACTAAAATTTACAAGCACTGTGATGCTTATCTACTCTTTTTTCTAGAGCGTTGTGGTCTTCCACTCTCACGCTGCCCGGACGTTTTGGTTTGTGGTTATTCTATACGAATTgtgctgaaaaaaaaaacaaataaaagcatAAATATTCAGTAATTTATTCATTCGTCTGCGTGTTTTTCGTAGTCCGCCTTCTGTGTTTGAATAAAGTCAAAACATTTTGCAATGGCCggtaagtatttattgttacacACATTATACacgaaattataattcaatttataagaACAACAAGTACTTTGAGCATTTGCCTAGCAATTTAACCGTTTACTCgacataaacaaattaagtaggtttaattaaattctaagttAAGAACTTTAATAAGTTAAAGAatctttatattctttatcttATATGTAAGGAGCTATATATTGATGTAAGAGCTATATAAGAGGTTTCGGTTTAAcctatgtttttattgtaaggaAGTTTTGATTTGAAAGTGCTCTTGttcaaccctagtaagaataaaaacttatttattgttggGTGCTAAATTCCTACCAGTCTTTAAGTTATTACTCGTAGTTACAAACCGTAAAGTTGATAATATAAGTCAAAAGTATATATGctttcaactttttaatttttaactgtaatttttttgttatgattgttatgattacaaataaacatatttagttaaaaggtatcataatatatatatatcattattaaatttataaaataaagagtaAAATGTACGTATAAATAAAGAGGTTTTTGTTTCGTTGTTTAGTTAAGCGCGTTAATCTCAGTATGATTCTTTCGTTCGAATTGAAAAAGATTCAATTTTACGAAGGTTTCAAAGATGGCTATATGTGACATTTAGACaccatttcaataaaaactaattaacacaaataaaaatattattttgtactttAGGTACAAAAATGCACTAGGCATTTTggaggtatttttttttgtttaaaagaaatttatttagttttaaataagagattaattaatgttttcagtataaatagttatagtataaatagtttttagatTAAGCAAAATaaggttaaaaaaatgaagtttcttttaaattttaacagaaaaaatcattttaatcgttacaaataaaacgtgattttttttcagacCGAGGACCACCTAATCTAATCACGAATGGTATTCAGGCAGCAGTGATAGAATGGATTAGATCTCTGGACTTAGAACTTATAAGCTTATTACTGTCAAGGAGCTGGCCAATGTCTATATTAGATAATAGCGAACCTCGATGGAGACCCACTCAAGTAACAGATACTGACAATGTTGTAAGGATGGATAGAAGACAGAGATTGCTTAGATGGGATAGGAGACCGCCAAATGAGATATTTTTAGATGGGTTTGTTCCAATTGTGACAAGAGAGAATCCTGATTGGGAAGAGACGGACTTGTACggttttgcaaaaaataatcACCCTTCCATCTTTGTATCAACGACAAAAacacaaagaaacaaaaaaaagtatgtCTGGACACCGAGAACTGCTAACCGCGGAATAGTTTATCAATACGAAATTTATGCTCCCGGTGGAGTCGATGTTAACGAATCTTTATTGCATGAATCGCCATGGCCAAATCAAATGGAGGTTGCATTTCCTGGAGGaatacaaaacatatacataagaTCAGCAAGAGAACTCCACGACGGTCGTATACAAAGGATTTGGATAAACCCAAACTTTTTGGATCCAAACGATTTGGAACCTATTGCTTCTTCTTCAAGAACACCTAATGTGATATGGAGTATGAACCACCCTGATGGTGGTCATAAAGACTCTGATGCACGTTCCAAAAGATCAGCAGGCTTTGAAGATGACATGATGTACGGTGGAGCAGGTGATCTGCAAGAAGATACGTTTGGTGATGAGAATTATAACCCCAAACCATTTCCAGATGGTGAATTCATGTTTGAAAGCGTAAAAGATAATAACTTCTTTTTAGATTTGGCTCAGAAATCAGAAGGTGGAATCATCCATAACCACGTATATAACGGTGGGGATAACCAAGTCTGGGTACTTCACTATGATGAAAACAAAAAGGCTTACAAAATAAGGAGTAAACAAATTCTTCATCTATATTTGAGTTGGAATAGTAATGCTGAGTCTAAAGAAA harbors:
- the LOC111002384 gene encoding pierisin-like: MSNRGPPNPITNGIQAAVLEWIRSLDLEIISLLVSRSWPMSILDISEPRWRPTEVTDTDNVIRLDRRQRLVRWDRRPPNEIFLEGFVPIVTREDPDWEETDLYGFAKNNHPSVFVSTTKTQRNKKKYVWTPRSANRGIVYQYEIYAPGGVDVNESLLHESPWPTQMEVAFPGGIQNIYIRSARELHNGRIQRIWINPNFLDPLELENIASSSRTPNVIWRRNHPDGGNKDSDGRSKRSTSSDDDLMYGGAGEVEEDSFGDEVNPKPFPDGEFMIESIKDNNSFLDLTQNESGGIIHSHVYNGGDNQIWVFTYDENKKAYKIISKQNSSLLLSWNSNATSKEIILRGYTESGSDNQYWRFEQTDDYYRLRNFVKLDMIITAQNKSSAFGGKEVIVKTEISTPDEKSSQVWKINPVSFQTIPDGDYNIFNLDVSDNVVDFSNQNDVLIHGQNYMDNENQKWKFTYDSGNRAYKIWSGRRSNLLLSWNSNAASKEMVLRAYTESGSKNQYWRIERTGDESYRLRNLQNLSLILMLTESSSPYGGLNLIVQNDSDINTNLHSNWNIKPIFYQYIPDGDYHIFNDNFLNIVVDFSNQEDSLIHGHNYFGNNNQKWAFIFDENKQAYKIKSGARSDLLLSWNSNAVPQEVVLRAYTESGSTNQYWRLDQANDGSYRLRNLISFYRLIALTDEDSPYGGRKLIVSDATENGNTWYLKEIGKVAVPNGKFRIATKLNYKKVIDSNQNKDLIISENLNLLTSEWELKYDSSRKAYNIYSSDVNNLGWIYQNKDYFVKLGNIDGPDHGDWRYFWTIEYSMQSGCYLIRSLHEPSHAVGYSANNSVITDTSTYSDNQLFHFIPI